From a single Hymenobacter sp. YIM 151500-1 genomic region:
- a CDS encoding inward rectifier potassium channel family protein — MLPPPSANPAPPAVQPPLDPGFGVKYTRPTKRNINHDGTFNVRRQGRSYRPDLFQWLITMSWGRFMGLLLLVFVALNVLFAGLYLLIGIEHLKGAEPGGWGMDFLSAMYFSVQTLTTVGYGTIAPEGVAAGFVASVEALVGVLFTFALLTGVFYGRFSRPTARILFSRQAIISQRPSGTPTLQFRIANQRHSTLVEMKAKVLVMFVQEDGNRHYEALALERKTVDFFPLNWTLVHDITPESPLHGLTAEDYQARSLELLILIKGYDDTFAQNVHARNSYRYDEIEWNRRYTRPYHIAEDGVIVLDLDKLHETEAL, encoded by the coding sequence ATGTTACCTCCGCCATCTGCTAATCCGGCCCCGCCTGCTGTCCAGCCGCCGCTCGACCCAGGTTTCGGGGTGAAATACACGCGCCCCACCAAGCGCAACATCAACCACGACGGCACCTTCAACGTGCGCCGCCAAGGTCGCAGCTACCGTCCCGACTTGTTTCAGTGGTTGATTACCATGTCGTGGGGGCGGTTTATGGGGTTGCTGCTGCTGGTGTTCGTGGCCCTCAACGTGCTGTTTGCCGGCCTGTATCTGCTGATCGGCATCGAGCACCTGAAGGGCGCCGAACCGGGCGGCTGGGGCATGGACTTCCTGAGTGCCATGTACTTCAGCGTGCAGACCCTTACCACGGTGGGGTACGGCACCATTGCCCCGGAGGGAGTGGCGGCCGGGTTTGTGGCCAGCGTGGAGGCGCTGGTGGGGGTGCTATTCACGTTTGCGCTGCTGACGGGCGTGTTCTACGGCCGCTTTTCGCGCCCCACCGCGCGCATCCTGTTCAGCCGCCAGGCCATTATCAGCCAGCGCCCCTCGGGCACGCCCACCCTACAGTTCCGCATTGCCAACCAGCGCCACAGCACGCTGGTGGAAATGAAGGCGAAAGTGCTGGTTATGTTCGTGCAGGAAGACGGCAACCGCCACTACGAAGCCCTGGCCCTGGAGCGTAAAACCGTGGACTTCTTCCCGCTGAACTGGACCCTGGTGCACGACATCACCCCCGAAAGCCCTCTGCATGGCCTCACGGCCGAAGACTACCAAGCCCGCTCCCTGGAGCTGCTCATCCTTATCAAAGGCTACGACGACACCTTCGCCCAGAATGTACACGCCCGCAACTCCTACCGCTACGACGAAATTGAGTGGAACCGCCGCTACACCCGCCCCTACCACATTGCCGAAGACGGCGTCATCGTCCTCGACCTCGACAAACTCCACGAGACGGAAGCGTTGTGA
- a CDS encoding T9SS type A sorting domain-containing protein: MRAELTGVLFSLPRLHHPASLHKPAHITFISLAVNTRTLSHFRSGGHLLLALFIMMLLVGSSQALAQVNSTITASSVVIDNGTGNKTYVTRGSASGSSNFAGADLGTYDVSDFSTVLILNGGSLTVREAASESVDEGGSTLTFNIRRVNPPASPGTNPTFTVVRTGIINLPQTNSTSPERTFSTLIANQNLLTGLTAASYRLNISFRATGQDVDGNEFFLLDPQAGSYQASFTVTGVRPVEPPTSTTWTGGKDDNWFDPANWTQGVPNATKDATIPDFPAGSSVQYPNIYSNTIKPQSTTTTTTQNPNGTFSTITTVTPGYDNSNSGPALTRNLTMQGIDQFQRSIVRLIVGNLRVFGNFSNPADSFIQRENTVITFAGTDQTISGSVSGFVGLEIDGGGTKSLINNFNIQTGGYLRFINGILTTRRATPNSSNPDDVATSTSYVELAPPATSNGVFIPAGRIEGETETSYLRGFVKTAQPVVIGVPQDFGNIGLTMTFFGNDPGVVTITRTTLGNYSTISNGANDKPSIRRVFGVRPGDQQTNTGGLNANVVFKYLDNETRNLEPGNQALNENRLALFLSSNSGNIFGQIGRDAINTTANQLTKNNVRAFGTFTLSEATAPLPVTLTAFDARRAGNDAILTWETVVEQNSKGYEVQVSTDGRTFRTLGFVPSATPSSNRLQAYRFVDSEAAKGGVRYYRLRQIDLDGKEAFFGPKVLNFLGSANTAAELRGFPNPFDNELTLTTASAVAGAAQVAVLDMAGRVLSQQQVSLSKGTNDIVVPSAGNLQTGVYMMRLTLPTGEVQTLRVSKR, encoded by the coding sequence ATGCGCGCTGAATTGACTGGCGTACTCTTCAGCTTACCTCGTTTACACCACCCAGCCTCACTTCATAAACCTGCACACATAACCTTCATTTCTTTAGCAGTGAACACACGTACTCTCTCTCATTTCCGAAGCGGCGGGCATTTACTGCTTGCCCTCTTCATAATGATGCTACTGGTTGGATCAAGCCAAGCGCTTGCCCAAGTCAACAGCACAATTACTGCTTCCTCCGTTGTCATTGATAATGGCACAGGTAATAAAACCTACGTGACCAGAGGCTCGGCTTCAGGCAGCAGCAACTTTGCGGGCGCAGATCTTGGAACATATGATGTAAGTGATTTTAGCACTGTTCTAATCCTCAATGGAGGAAGCTTGACAGTGCGTGAGGCGGCTTCTGAAAGCGTGGATGAAGGAGGATCCACCCTTACCTTCAATATTCGGCGAGTTAACCCTCCGGCCTCTCCTGGCACTAATCCCACATTCACTGTTGTACGCACTGGGATTATCAACTTGCCTCAGACTAATTCAACTTCTCCTGAGCGTACATTTTCTACACTGATAGCCAATCAAAACTTGCTGACTGGCCTGACTGCTGCCTCCTACCGGCTAAATATATCATTCCGAGCCACCGGGCAGGATGTAGATGGCAACGAATTTTTCCTTTTGGATCCGCAAGCTGGCTCCTACCAAGCCTCTTTCACAGTTACCGGTGTACGCCCCGTTGAGCCCCCAACGTCTACCACGTGGACAGGTGGTAAAGACGATAACTGGTTCGATCCAGCCAACTGGACCCAAGGTGTGCCAAATGCAACTAAAGATGCTACTATACCAGATTTCCCCGCTGGCTCTTCGGTGCAGTATCCAAATATCTACTCGAATACTATTAAGCCGCAGAGCACGACGACGACGACTACTCAAAATCCTAATGGCACATTCTCTACTATTACAACGGTAACGCCAGGCTATGACAATAGCAATTCTGGTCCAGCACTTACCCGTAATTTAACAATGCAGGGCATTGACCAATTTCAACGTTCAATTGTCCGCCTTATAGTGGGCAATCTTCGTGTCTTCGGCAACTTCAGCAACCCGGCAGATAGCTTCATTCAGCGAGAAAATACAGTAATTACTTTTGCTGGTACTGATCAGACAATTAGTGGTTCTGTCTCAGGCTTTGTAGGACTTGAAATAGATGGTGGTGGCACTAAGTCTTTGATAAATAATTTCAATATTCAAACAGGAGGCTACTTACGATTTATTAATGGTATTTTAACGACTCGGCGAGCTACTCCAAATTCCAGTAATCCCGACGATGTTGCTACTTCAACCTCCTACGTTGAGTTAGCACCACCTGCCACAAGCAATGGGGTATTTATTCCTGCTGGTCGTATTGAAGGAGAAACCGAAACCTCCTACCTGCGTGGTTTTGTTAAGACGGCACAGCCAGTTGTGATTGGTGTTCCTCAAGATTTTGGGAATATCGGACTTACAATGACATTCTTCGGTAATGATCCTGGTGTAGTAACGATTACACGTACAACGCTGGGAAATTACAGCACCATTTCTAATGGCGCGAATGATAAACCCAGTATTCGGCGAGTGTTTGGGGTGCGTCCAGGTGACCAGCAAACTAACACTGGTGGTTTGAACGCCAATGTAGTTTTCAAATATTTAGATAATGAGACGCGAAATCTAGAGCCAGGTAATCAAGCTCTGAATGAGAACCGGTTAGCTCTTTTTCTGTCTTCAAACAGTGGAAATATCTTCGGTCAGATCGGTCGTGATGCTATTAACACAACAGCCAATCAGCTAACTAAGAATAATGTACGTGCATTTGGTACTTTCACACTCAGTGAGGCCACGGCTCCATTACCAGTCACACTTACTGCATTTGATGCCCGCCGGGCCGGCAATGATGCCATATTGACCTGGGAAACTGTAGTTGAGCAGAACAGCAAAGGCTACGAAGTGCAGGTGTCGACCGATGGCCGTACGTTCCGCACGCTGGGCTTCGTGCCCAGTGCCACCCCGAGCAGCAACCGTCTGCAAGCCTACCGCTTCGTGGATTCGGAAGCTGCCAAGGGTGGGGTACGTTACTACCGTCTGCGGCAGATTGATTTGGATGGCAAGGAAGCCTTCTTTGGTCCCAAAGTGCTCAACTTCCTGGGTAGCGCCAACACAGCTGCCGAGTTGCGGGGCTTCCCCAATCCCTTCGACAACGAGCTGACGCTGACGACGGCATCGGCTGTAGCCGGTGCTGCACAAGTGGCCGTGCTGGATATGGCTGGCCGCGTGCTTAGCCAGCAGCAAGTAAGCCTCAGCAAAGGCACCAACGATATTGTCGTACCCAGCGCCGGGAACCTACAGACTGGCGTGTACATGATGCGCCTCACCCTGCCCACCGGCGAGGTGCAGACGCTGCGGGTAAGCAAACGCTAA
- a CDS encoding urea carboxylase-associated family protein, translating to MHHDLTIIPPRSGASCILKKGQRLRVVDLEGEQVADFICFNLHDKAEYLSSGRTIDYAETIFLTQGHPLYSNRSVIMADIVEDTVGRHDFLLTPCSADTFRIIYGHEQPHRGCFGNLCAALEEYGIVPDAIPTTFNLFMNVAVDGTTGKVDVLPPKSRAGDYIVIEARMDLLVGLTACSAEMSNNYAFKPIGYRIEG from the coding sequence ATGCACCACGACTTGACCATCATTCCGCCGCGTAGCGGCGCCTCATGTATTCTCAAAAAGGGCCAGCGCCTGCGCGTGGTAGACTTAGAAGGTGAGCAGGTGGCCGACTTTATTTGCTTCAATCTGCATGACAAAGCTGAATACCTGTCGTCGGGCCGCACCATCGACTACGCCGAAACCATCTTTCTGACCCAGGGCCACCCGCTGTATTCCAACCGCAGCGTCATCATGGCCGACATTGTGGAAGACACCGTAGGCCGCCACGACTTCCTGCTGACGCCGTGCAGCGCCGACACTTTCCGCATTATCTACGGCCACGAGCAGCCGCACCGAGGCTGCTTCGGCAACCTGTGCGCCGCCCTGGAGGAGTACGGCATTGTCCCGGACGCTATTCCGACCACGTTTAACCTGTTTATGAACGTGGCCGTTGATGGCACCACTGGCAAAGTAGACGTGCTACCGCCCAAAAGCCGGGCCGGGGACTACATCGTTATTGAGGCCCGCATGGACCTGCTGGTAGGCCTCACGGCCTGCTCCGCCGAAATGTCGAACAACTACGCCTTCAAGCCGATTGGCTACCGAATAGAAGGGTAA
- the pulA gene encoding type I pullulanase, with protein sequence MKPLLLLSLLLTLATLSTCRTARLADGFAAYPVYHGPDLGLTFQNGRARLRVWAPTAEKLQLKLYAEGTDGTPVAEYAMQKSVDGTWLYELPAQPPGRFYVVQATIAGRQMAEVPDPYVHAVGVNGQRGALLDPATVSPAGWPDDRRPRLTQPTDIVIGELHLRDVSVHPQSGIQHKGKYLGLAETGTRGPGGVSTGLDHLRELGLTHVHLLPTNDFASIDESQPQQNRYNWGYEPLHYSVPEGSFATDPADPAARIREMKQLVQALHRSGLRLVLDVVYNHTSGADRHPFDQLVPGYYYRQRPDGTYSDAAACGNEVASERPMVRKLIVESVAYWAREYHVDGFRFDLMGILDLRTMRNVRVALDQVDHSIFVYGEGWTAGSSPVPEAERAVKANLRQLNRIAVFGDELRDGVKGHYARQQEPGFASGQPGLEESVKFGIVGATQHPQVNYAQVNYSKAPWAAAPTQAINYVASHDDQVLWDKLTAANPGATEDERIRMDLLSATIVLTSQGVPFLPVGDDFLRTKQGAHNSFNLPDSINQLDWGRKARYGRVQEFYRQLIALRRAHPAFRLPTQELVQQHLEFLPGLPAGTIGYRLHGHAGGDEWGTIVVLLNGTRRPARLGVPAGRYSVVLAEDQLNPQGLRTLEATGATPTVEVPASSALLLVQP encoded by the coding sequence ATGAAACCACTGCTCCTGCTAAGCTTGCTGCTGACCCTGGCTACCCTTAGTACCTGCCGCACGGCCCGCCTCGCCGATGGATTTGCGGCCTACCCGGTGTACCATGGCCCCGACCTGGGCCTAACCTTCCAGAATGGCCGGGCCCGGCTGCGGGTGTGGGCACCCACGGCCGAAAAGCTTCAGCTCAAGCTCTACGCCGAGGGCACGGACGGCACGCCGGTGGCCGAGTACGCCATGCAGAAGTCGGTAGATGGCACTTGGCTCTACGAGCTGCCGGCTCAGCCGCCGGGGCGCTTCTACGTAGTGCAGGCTACCATAGCGGGCCGGCAGATGGCCGAGGTGCCCGACCCCTACGTGCACGCCGTGGGCGTGAACGGGCAGCGCGGTGCCCTCCTGGACCCCGCTACGGTAAGCCCGGCCGGCTGGCCCGACGACCGGCGCCCCCGCCTCACCCAGCCCACCGACATCGTGATTGGGGAGCTGCACCTGCGCGACGTGTCCGTGCACCCGCAGTCGGGCATTCAGCACAAAGGCAAGTACCTGGGCCTGGCCGAAACCGGCACCCGCGGCCCCGGTGGCGTGAGCACCGGCCTCGACCACCTGCGCGAGCTGGGCCTGACCCACGTGCACCTGCTGCCCACCAACGACTTCGCCTCCATCGACGAAAGCCAGCCTCAGCAAAACCGCTACAACTGGGGCTACGAGCCGCTGCACTACTCCGTGCCCGAGGGCTCTTTCGCCACCGACCCCGCCGACCCAGCCGCCCGCATCCGGGAAATGAAGCAGTTGGTGCAGGCCCTGCACCGGAGCGGCCTGCGCCTAGTGCTCGACGTGGTGTACAACCACACCTCCGGTGCCGACCGCCACCCGTTCGACCAGCTGGTGCCCGGCTACTACTACCGCCAGCGCCCCGATGGCACCTACTCCGATGCGGCAGCCTGCGGCAACGAGGTGGCTTCGGAGCGGCCCATGGTGCGCAAGCTCATCGTGGAGTCGGTGGCGTACTGGGCCCGGGAGTACCACGTAGATGGGTTTCGGTTCGACCTGATGGGCATTCTGGACCTGCGCACTATGCGCAACGTCCGCGTGGCTTTGGACCAGGTAGACCATTCCATCTTTGTGTACGGCGAAGGCTGGACGGCCGGCTCCAGCCCAGTACCCGAAGCGGAGCGGGCCGTGAAAGCCAATCTGCGCCAGCTGAACCGCATAGCCGTCTTCGGCGACGAGCTGCGCGACGGCGTGAAAGGCCACTACGCCCGCCAGCAGGAGCCGGGCTTTGCCAGCGGGCAGCCGGGGCTGGAGGAAAGCGTAAAGTTTGGCATCGTAGGCGCCACCCAGCACCCGCAGGTCAACTACGCCCAGGTCAACTATTCCAAGGCGCCCTGGGCCGCGGCGCCCACCCAGGCCATCAACTACGTGGCCAGCCACGACGACCAAGTGCTTTGGGACAAGCTCACGGCCGCCAACCCCGGCGCCACCGAAGACGAGCGAATCCGTATGGACCTGCTCAGCGCCACCATCGTGCTGACGTCCCAGGGCGTGCCCTTCCTGCCCGTCGGCGACGACTTTTTGCGCACCAAGCAGGGGGCCCATAACTCCTTTAACCTACCCGACTCCATCAACCAGCTGGACTGGGGCCGCAAAGCCCGCTACGGCCGGGTGCAGGAGTTTTACCGCCAGCTTATTGCCCTGCGCCGCGCCCATCCAGCCTTCCGCCTGCCCACGCAGGAGCTGGTGCAGCAGCACCTGGAATTTCTGCCAGGGTTGCCGGCCGGCACCATCGGCTACCGCCTGCACGGCCACGCCGGCGGCGACGAGTGGGGCACCATTGTGGTGCTGCTGAACGGCACCCGCCGGCCGGCCCGCCTGGGGGTGCCCGCCGGGCGTTACTCCGTAGTGCTGGCCGAAGACCAGCTCAATCCCCAGGGCCTGCGCACCTTGGAGGCTACCGGCGCCACCCCAACCGTGGAGGTGCCTGCTTCGTCGGCCCTGCTGCTGGTGCAGCCCTGA
- a CDS encoding patatin-like phospholipase family protein, with product MRLLNRIFATVLLAVAVAQPIQAQKVGLVLSGGGAKGLAHVGVLKELEKNRIPIDYIVGTSMGAIVGGMYAAGYSPREIEEIVLKPDFQDWVANRPLEGKVFNFYDADPSPAALHLGLSIDTAFRTRVTPRLINDATLNYVLATMLAPAGAISGYNFDNLFVPYRAVASEVFTRQKVVQRSGSLSDAVRNSMAFPLAFRPIRQEDGRYLFDGAVVDNFPTGVIKEEFKPDIIIGVNVGDVAFRRYPKERDDELLTSTLVFLGSNAADTLSVGPNGIFIQPDITDYTAADFGRVRRLIVLGENAAREKMALTLKRIQRREDTVALQQRRLAFQQRAPKPDFVGVGVQGLPRQQQQFVRSFFQRSGSAYTPSDIEEGYFRLVSNDFFTSVYPRVRYDATRQGYQFNIDARQANNLTADLGVLLSSRSMSNVYLGGAFRYLNRYLYTVKANATVGRFYNAVQGSFRVSVPGKVPLYFEPIVTFNNLNYQDTGGLLGESAANTQLVQRDLKTAFTVGISPNYRSRYVFDLGAFTMRDRFANTSEVSTADELDLNRFQGATAGLRFERNSLDRRQYATKGRHVELAARGVTGQEKYDPGTTAGDLPGQERNHRWLKFSAFLEHYFSLSRADSVGARTHAWGFVLDGVASTQGRFSTYRSSLTMSPGFFPLPDSRTLFLDNYRGTAYAGAGLRYVKGIFRGIEWRSEVFAHVLVRPWEQGNTNPVLARRLDRITRPYLTAMTGLVYQTPVGPLSVQAIHYDDPNHRFGIFAHIGYVLFRERALD from the coding sequence ATGCGACTACTAAACCGCATCTTCGCCACGGTGCTACTGGCCGTGGCGGTGGCGCAACCCATTCAGGCCCAGAAGGTAGGCCTTGTATTGAGCGGTGGCGGCGCGAAGGGCCTGGCCCATGTGGGCGTGCTCAAGGAGCTGGAAAAAAACCGAATTCCCATCGACTACATTGTGGGCACGAGCATGGGCGCCATTGTGGGCGGCATGTACGCCGCCGGCTACTCGCCTCGCGAGATTGAGGAAATCGTGCTCAAGCCTGACTTCCAAGATTGGGTGGCCAACCGCCCGCTGGAAGGCAAGGTCTTCAACTTCTACGACGCTGACCCCTCCCCCGCCGCCCTGCACCTGGGGCTATCCATTGACACCGCGTTCCGCACCCGCGTGACGCCCCGCCTCATCAACGACGCCACCCTGAACTACGTGCTGGCCACCATGCTGGCCCCGGCCGGCGCTATTTCGGGTTACAACTTCGACAACCTGTTTGTACCCTACCGGGCCGTGGCATCCGAGGTGTTTACGCGCCAGAAAGTGGTGCAGCGCAGCGGCTCCCTCTCCGATGCCGTGCGCAACTCCATGGCGTTTCCGTTGGCATTCCGGCCCATCCGCCAGGAAGACGGCCGTTACCTGTTCGACGGCGCCGTGGTCGACAACTTCCCCACCGGGGTAATAAAAGAAGAATTTAAGCCCGACATCATCATCGGGGTGAATGTGGGCGACGTGGCTTTCCGCCGCTACCCCAAGGAAAGGGACGATGAGCTGCTGACCAGCACCCTGGTGTTTCTGGGGTCGAATGCGGCCGATACGCTGTCGGTGGGGCCCAACGGCATCTTCATTCAGCCCGATATTACCGACTACACCGCCGCCGACTTCGGGCGGGTGCGCCGGCTGATTGTCCTGGGCGAAAATGCTGCCCGCGAGAAGATGGCCCTGACGCTCAAGCGTATTCAGCGGCGCGAAGACACGGTGGCCTTGCAGCAGCGGCGCCTGGCCTTCCAGCAGCGGGCCCCCAAGCCCGATTTCGTGGGTGTGGGCGTGCAGGGACTGCCGCGCCAGCAGCAGCAGTTTGTGCGCAGCTTCTTCCAGCGCAGCGGCTCCGCGTACACGCCCAGCGACATTGAGGAAGGCTACTTCCGGTTGGTCAGCAACGACTTCTTTACCAGCGTGTACCCGCGGGTGCGCTACGATGCCACCCGCCAGGGCTACCAGTTCAACATCGACGCCCGGCAGGCCAATAACCTCACCGCCGACCTGGGCGTGCTGCTCTCGTCGAGGTCCATGAGCAACGTGTACCTGGGCGGAGCTTTCCGCTACCTCAACCGCTACCTGTACACGGTGAAGGCCAACGCCACGGTGGGGCGCTTCTACAATGCCGTGCAGGGTTCGTTTCGGGTGAGCGTGCCGGGCAAAGTGCCGCTGTACTTCGAGCCCATTGTTACGTTTAACAACCTGAACTACCAGGATACTGGCGGCCTGCTGGGCGAAAGCGCCGCCAACACCCAGCTGGTGCAGCGCGACCTGAAAACCGCCTTCACCGTGGGCATCAGCCCCAACTACCGCAGCCGCTACGTATTCGACCTGGGCGCCTTTACCATGCGCGACCGGTTCGCCAATACCAGCGAGGTAAGCACCGCCGACGAGCTGGACCTGAACCGCTTTCAGGGCGCGACGGCGGGCCTGCGCTTTGAGCGCAACTCCCTGGACCGCCGCCAGTACGCCACTAAAGGCCGCCACGTAGAGCTGGCCGCGCGCGGCGTCACGGGCCAGGAGAAGTATGACCCCGGCACCACCGCCGGCGACCTGCCCGGCCAGGAGCGCAACCACCGCTGGCTGAAATTCTCGGCGTTTTTGGAGCATTACTTCTCCCTGAGCCGCGCCGACTCGGTGGGGGCGCGCACGCACGCCTGGGGCTTCGTGCTGGATGGCGTAGCCAGCACCCAGGGCCGGTTTTCCACTTACCGCTCTTCACTCACCATGTCGCCGGGCTTTTTCCCGCTGCCCGACTCGCGCACCTTGTTTCTCGACAACTATCGGGGCACCGCCTACGCCGGGGCCGGCCTACGCTACGTGAAAGGCATCTTCCGGGGCATCGAGTGGCGTTCCGAAGTGTTTGCCCACGTGCTGGTGCGTCCCTGGGAGCAGGGCAACACCAACCCCGTGCTGGCCCGGCGCCTGGACCGCATAACCCGCCCCTACCTCACAGCCATGACCGGGCTGGTGTACCAGACGCCCGTCGGCCCGCTGTCGGTGCAGGCCATCCACTACGACGACCCCAACCACCGCTTCGGCATCTTCGCCCACATCGGGTACGTGCTGTTCCGCGAAAGAGCGCTGGATTAA
- a CDS encoding bestrophin family protein — MIVYKSGEWWKALWHFHTSEVIRLLLFRVAMVGVYGSAIAVAILEFHSFNLVIGREYFSFLGIMLSLLLVFRTNTAYDRYYEGRRLWGQLVSHCRGLAMEINAVLPRDAAQSRRYFAALISNFPLALKGTLRGRINFDQLEATPDIMERLRSAESVPTTIVAYLQESVEQLRRVEIITPTHLLTIKPHLLGMMEVNGSCERIKATPIPFSYSFFIKMFITIFIAIMPIVLLSTCGYFMVPITMIGAYVMLGLEMIGTEIEQPFGLDSNDLPISQLANKIRVSVHDVLRVDLHEQKRQLVALPYSVIH, encoded by the coding sequence ATGATAGTGTATAAGTCCGGCGAATGGTGGAAGGCCTTGTGGCATTTTCACACCTCCGAGGTCATTCGCCTTTTACTGTTTCGGGTGGCTATGGTGGGCGTCTACGGCAGCGCCATTGCCGTGGCCATCCTGGAATTTCACTCCTTCAACTTGGTCATTGGCCGGGAGTATTTCTCGTTTCTGGGCATCATGCTCAGCCTGCTCCTGGTGTTCCGGACCAACACTGCCTACGACCGGTACTACGAAGGGCGGCGCCTGTGGGGGCAGCTGGTGTCGCACTGCCGGGGGCTGGCCATGGAAATCAACGCCGTGCTGCCCCGCGACGCGGCCCAGAGCCGCCGCTACTTTGCGGCCCTCATCTCCAACTTCCCGCTGGCCTTGAAAGGCACCCTGCGCGGCCGCATCAACTTCGACCAGCTCGAAGCCACCCCCGACATCATGGAGCGCCTGCGCTCGGCCGAGAGCGTGCCCACCACCATTGTGGCCTACCTGCAAGAAAGTGTGGAGCAGCTGCGGCGCGTAGAAATCATTACACCCACTCATTTGCTCACCATCAAGCCTCACCTGCTGGGCATGATGGAAGTGAACGGCTCCTGCGAACGAATCAAGGCCACGCCTATTCCGTTCTCATACAGCTTCTTTATCAAGATGTTCATCACCATCTTCATTGCCATCATGCCCATTGTGCTGCTCAGCACCTGCGGCTACTTCATGGTGCCCATCACCATGATCGGGGCCTACGTGATGCTGGGCCTGGAGATGATCGGCACCGAGATAGAGCAGCCCTTCGGCCTCGACAGCAACGACCTGCCCATCTCCCAGCTGGCCAACAAAATCCGCGTCAGCGTGCACGACGTGCTGCGCGTGGACCTGCACGAGCAGAAGCGGCAACTGGTGGCCCTGCCCTATAGCGTCATTCACTAG
- the gntA gene encoding guanitoxin biosynthesis heme-dependent pre-guanitoxin N-hydroxylase GntA — protein sequence MIDDQQNIAAQAYFDFIQNKDFPCVAAKTALTWKQLQCLVVDHLACPKDDAAILDFLYGFIDEYRQSDKLYHSAAIIFKGPENPTEAQFEEFFWQRLQSLSNLDARRYGYDPRVVADPSSPDFSFSLKEEAFFVIGLHPGSSRRARQFAYPTLVFNAHAQFEQIRNADRYDFLRDTIRKRDVVYSGSVNPMLQDFGQASEVYQYSGKAYDEAWKCPFISQHAPRLDHHSAA from the coding sequence ATGATTGATGATCAACAAAATATAGCTGCGCAAGCATACTTTGATTTTATACAAAACAAAGACTTCCCTTGTGTAGCTGCTAAGACGGCGCTTACCTGGAAGCAGCTTCAGTGCCTGGTAGTAGACCACCTGGCGTGCCCCAAAGACGACGCGGCCATTCTGGATTTCCTCTACGGGTTCATCGACGAGTACCGGCAGTCAGACAAGCTCTACCACAGCGCCGCCATCATCTTTAAAGGCCCCGAAAATCCTACCGAAGCCCAGTTTGAGGAGTTTTTCTGGCAGCGCCTTCAATCGTTGTCGAACCTGGACGCCCGCCGCTACGGCTACGACCCGCGGGTGGTAGCCGACCCATCCTCGCCGGACTTCAGCTTCAGCCTCAAAGAGGAAGCTTTCTTTGTTATTGGGTTGCACCCCGGCAGCAGCCGGCGGGCTCGGCAGTTTGCTTACCCCACGCTGGTGTTCAACGCCCACGCCCAGTTCGAGCAGATTCGGAATGCCGACCGGTACGACTTCCTGCGCGACACCATTCGGAAGCGCGACGTAGTGTATTCCGGCTCCGTAAATCCGATGTTGCAGGACTTCGGCCAGGCTTCGGAAGTGTACCAGTACAGCGGCAAAGCCTACGACGAGGCTTGGAAATGCCCTTTTATCAGCCAGCATGCACCACGACTTGACCATCATTCCGCCGCGTAG